The following proteins come from a genomic window of Mustela lutreola isolate mMusLut2 chromosome 6, mMusLut2.pri, whole genome shotgun sequence:
- the LOC131833014 gene encoding histone H2A type 1-B: protein MSGRGKQGGKARAKAKTRSSRAGLQFPVGRVHRLLRKGNYSERVGAGAPVYLAAVLEYLTAEILELAGNAARDNKKTRIIPRHLQLAIRNDEELNKLLGRVTIAQGGVLPNIQAVLLPKKTESHHKAKGK from the coding sequence ATGTCTGGACGCGGGAAGCAGGGCGGCAAGGCGCGCGCCAAGGCCAAGACGCGCTCGTCGCGGGCGGGTCTGCAGTTCCCGGTGGGCCGCGTGCACCGCCTGCTCCGCAAGGGCAACTACTCGGAGCGGGTCGGGGCCGGCGCGCCCGTGTACCTGGCGGCCGTGCTCGAGTACCTGACGGCCGAGATCCTGGAGCTGGCGGGCAACGCGGCGCGCGACAACAAGAAGACGCGCATCATCCCGCGCCACCTGCAGCTGGCCATCCGCAACGACGAGGAGCTCAACAAGCTGCTGGGCCGCGTCACCATCGCGCAGGGCGGCGTGCTGCCCAACATCCAGGCCGTGCTGCTGCCCAAGAAGACCGAGAGCCACCATAAGGCCAAGGGCAAGTAG
- the LOC131833035 gene encoding histone H2B type 1-C/E/F/G/I, whose amino-acid sequence MPEPAKSAPAPKKGSKKAVTKAQKKDGKKRKRSRKESYSVYVYKVLKQVHPDTGISSKAMGIMNSFVNDIFERIAGEASRLAHYNKRSTITSREIQTAVRLLLPGELAKHAVSEGTKAVTKYTSSK is encoded by the coding sequence ATGCCTGAACCAGCCAAGTCGGCGCCGGCCCCGAAGAAGGGCTCCAAGAAGGCGGTGACCAAGGCGCAGAAGAAGGACGGCAAGAAGCGCAAGCGCAGCCGCAAGGAGAGCTACTCGGTGTACGTGTACAAGGTGCTGAAGCAGGTGCACCCCGACACCGGCATCTCGTCCAAGGCCATGGGCATCATGAACTCGTTCGTCAACGACATCTTCGAGCGCATCGCGGGCGAGGCGTCCCGCCTGGCGCACTACAACAAGCGCTCGACCATCACGTCCAGGGAGATCCAGACGGCCGTGCGCCTGCTGCTGCCCGGGGAGCTGGCCAAGCACGCCGTGTCCGAGGGCACCAAGGCCGTCACCAAGTATACCAGCTCCAAGTAA